A window of Gemmatimonadota bacterium contains these coding sequences:
- a CDS encoding rhodanese-like domain-containing protein: protein MSDKGYVNPELLISPRDLYERVADVCIVDTRPTHAYVAGHIPGALHLDLYSISLNDTREQAFDAFMWMLGYLFSNRGIGTDKTVVWYEDDSGVRASRGFWICEYLGHPDVRVLDGGCNAWTAMGYELVTDCEEAEPAEFVISAVSGRHMGADVLNGLLGREDVVPLDTRGDDEYFGRNVRAARGGAIPGAVHVEYVNNLDETGAFKPADELRAMYEAVGISPDKEIVPY, encoded by the coding sequence ATGAGCGATAAAGGGTATGTGAATCCCGAGTTGTTGATTTCGCCGCGGGATTTGTATGAGAGGGTTGCCGATGTCTGTATTGTGGATACGCGGCCGACGCATGCTTATGTTGCCGGGCATATTCCGGGTGCGCTTCATCTGGATCTTTATTCGATCAGTTTGAACGATACCCGCGAACAGGCTTTTGATGCGTTTATGTGGATGCTCGGTTATTTGTTCAGTAACCGGGGTATTGGTACGGATAAGACGGTGGTCTGGTACGAGGATGATTCCGGGGTGCGCGCGTCGCGCGGTTTTTGGATTTGTGAATATCTGGGTCATCCCGATGTGCGCGTGCTGGATGGGGGATGCAATGCCTGGACGGCTATGGGTTATGAATTGGTGACGGATTGCGAGGAGGCAGAGCCTGCGGAGTTTGTTATATCTGCGGTGTCGGGGCGCCACATGGGGGCTGATGTTTTAAATGGTCTTTTGGGGCGCGAGGATGTTGTGCCTCTGGATACGCGCGGTGACGATGAGTATTTTGGGCGCAATGTGCGGGCTGCGCGAGGAGGAGCTATTCCAGGTGCTGTGCATGTTGAGTATGTGAATAATCTGGATGAGACGGGGGCGTTTAAGCCAGCGGATGAATTGCGGGCGATGTACGAGGCTGTGGGGATTTCGCCCGATAAGGAAATTGTGCCTTACTGA
- a CDS encoding sulfatase-like hydrolase/transferase: MDYNNRPNVLILMSDQHRADWMTCAGNNTVPTPMIDRVAARGVRFENAYCPYPVCTASRMSLLTGLYAHSTGAINNSDRLDWRYRTVAHHFADHGYLTSLIGKMHFNDAHNHGFASYLSINDWLMYLGPKVGHYANEIANHAIGEGFFHSVFDTGSGFPDVSSLWDGASPWAGNVARWDFSSTASPLDAEDHLDMFVARESVKFMREYRDQPFFLVASFMKPHPPFYPPREWAEQFPPGAVDLAEVGDSSQYPRHIQQRIDRTQGMGEKRLRAHKAGYMGNLSFVDYCIGRVLDGLEELGLVEDTIVVYTSDHGEMGGEHGLYQKFCMFEPAVKVPLIVSCPSRFPEDRVAAALTEYFGLYPTLSELCGLSAPDRTTLMDFEGARETMDAKSFASIVRDPDTSGPDAAFSEHGLRSHIPQYMVRDERFKYVYNDGGSRHELYDLENDPGECINLIDNRDFATVRADLQERLFAWYDPDSNPYCER, encoded by the coding sequence TTGGATTATAATAATCGTCCCAATGTTCTGATTTTGATGAGCGATCAACACCGCGCAGATTGGATGACGTGTGCCGGGAATAATACGGTGCCTACGCCAATGATAGACCGCGTGGCTGCGCGTGGGGTGCGGTTTGAGAATGCCTATTGTCCCTATCCGGTGTGTACGGCTTCGCGTATGTCGCTGTTGACGGGTTTGTACGCACATAGTACGGGGGCTATTAATAATAGCGATCGGTTGGATTGGCGCTATCGCACGGTGGCACACCATTTTGCGGATCACGGATATTTGACGAGTTTGATCGGCAAGATGCATTTTAACGATGCACATAACCACGGGTTTGCGTCGTATTTGTCGATTAACGATTGGTTGATGTATTTGGGTCCAAAGGTGGGGCATTATGCGAATGAGATTGCCAATCACGCGATAGGCGAGGGGTTTTTCCATTCGGTTTTTGATACGGGGAGTGGGTTTCCCGATGTGTCGTCGCTGTGGGATGGCGCAAGTCCCTGGGCGGGCAATGTGGCGCGGTGGGATTTTTCGAGTACGGCTTCGCCGCTCGATGCCGAGGATCATCTGGATATGTTTGTGGCGCGCGAGTCTGTGAAGTTTATGCGCGAATATCGCGATCAGCCGTTTTTTTTGGTAGCGAGTTTTATGAAGCCCCATCCGCCTTTTTATCCGCCTCGCGAATGGGCAGAGCAGTTTCCGCCGGGGGCGGTAGATCTGGCGGAGGTGGGGGATAGTTCGCAATATCCGAGGCATATACAACAGCGTATTGATAGGACGCAGGGTATGGGTGAAAAGCGGCTTCGGGCGCATAAGGCGGGGTATATGGGCAATCTATCTTTTGTCGATTATTGTATTGGGCGCGTGCTGGATGGGCTGGAGGAGTTGGGGCTGGTGGAAGATACGATTGTGGTCTATACTTCGGACCACGGCGAGATGGGCGGTGAGCACGGGTTGTATCAGAAGTTTTGTATGTTTGAACCTGCGGTGAAGGTGCCTTTGATTGTGAGTTGTCCTTCTCGTTTCCCTGAGGATCGGGTGGCTGCTGCGTTGACCGAATATTTTGGTCTGTATCCCACGCTTTCGGAGTTGTGTGGGTTGTCGGCGCCCGATCGGACGACGCTGATGGATTTTGAAGGTGCTCGCGAGACAATGGATGCGAAGAGTTTTGCCAGTATTGTGCGCGATCCCGATACATCAGGTCCCGATGCCGCGTTTTCCGAGCATGGGTTGCGTTCTCATATACCCCAATATATGGTGCGGGACGAACGGTTTAAGTATGTCTATAATGATGGGGGTTCGCGGCATGAATTATACGATTTGGAAAATGATCCGGGCGAGTGTATCAATTTGATCGATAATCGAGATTTCGCAACTGTTCGCGCGGATTTACAAGAGCGGTTGTTCGCGTGGTACGATCCGGATTCCAACCCTTATTGTGAACGGTGA